One stretch of Streptomyces sp. A2-16 DNA includes these proteins:
- a CDS encoding zinc-dependent alcohol dehydrogenase family protein: MKGFVFHGPGQSAWEKVPDPAVQDPTDAVVRVKAVTICGTDLHILKGDVPEVEPGTVLGHEAVGEIVEVGSDVRTVRPGDEVLVSCITACGRCRFCRQGMYGQCLGGGGWILGHRIHGTQAEYVRVPFADLSVHPLPGGLSGQDAVLFADIFPTAYEVGVLNGAVRPGDTVAVVGAGPIGLAAIRTAQLYTPERIIAVDLADSRLDAAKRLGADAVVAVRDDPGQLVADLTDGLGADVVIEAVGVPESFELCTRMVRPGGHVANVGVHGKPATLHLEDLWIKNVTITTGLVDTSSTPTLLRMAAAGRLPTSSMVTHTFPLDSMEEAYDVFGRASDTGALKVVLGEPRHDTLAVPAAV, translated from the coding sequence ATGAAGGGCTTCGTTTTCCACGGCCCCGGACAGTCCGCCTGGGAGAAGGTGCCGGACCCGGCCGTCCAGGACCCCACCGACGCCGTCGTGCGGGTCAAGGCCGTCACCATCTGCGGGACGGACCTCCACATCCTCAAGGGCGACGTGCCCGAGGTGGAGCCCGGCACGGTGCTGGGGCACGAGGCGGTCGGCGAGATCGTCGAGGTCGGCAGCGACGTGCGCACCGTCCGGCCGGGGGACGAGGTCCTGGTCTCCTGCATCACCGCCTGCGGCCGCTGCCGCTTCTGCCGGCAGGGCATGTACGGCCAGTGCCTGGGCGGCGGGGGCTGGATCCTGGGCCACCGCATCCACGGCACGCAGGCCGAGTACGTGCGCGTGCCCTTCGCCGACCTGTCCGTGCATCCCCTGCCCGGCGGGCTGAGCGGACAGGACGCGGTCCTGTTCGCCGACATCTTCCCGACCGCCTACGAGGTGGGCGTGCTCAACGGTGCCGTGCGGCCCGGAGACACCGTCGCCGTCGTCGGCGCCGGCCCCATCGGACTGGCCGCGATCCGCACCGCGCAGCTGTACACCCCCGAGCGGATCATCGCCGTGGACCTCGCCGACTCCCGGCTGGACGCCGCCAAGCGGCTCGGCGCCGACGCCGTCGTGGCCGTACGCGACGACCCCGGGCAACTGGTCGCCGACCTCACCGACGGCCTGGGCGCCGATGTCGTCATCGAGGCCGTGGGTGTCCCCGAGAGCTTCGAGCTGTGCACGCGCATGGTGCGGCCCGGAGGACACGTGGCGAACGTCGGTGTGCACGGCAAGCCCGCCACCCTGCACCTCGAAGACCTGTGGATCAAGAACGTGACCATCACGACCGGGCTCGTCGACACCTCGTCCACCCCCACCCTGCTGCGGATGGCGGCGGCCGGCCGACTGCCCACCTCGTCGATGGTGACCCACACCTTCCCGCTGGACAGCATGGAGGAGGCGTACGACGTCTTCGGTCGCGCGTCCGACACCGGCGCCCTCAAGGTCGTGCTGGGCGAACCACGCCACGACACCCTCGCCGTTCCGGCGGCCGTGTGA
- a CDS encoding V-type ATP synthase subunit E family protein yields the protein MRTRPVAGTENALAPVRARLLQDARADAEAVLLAAAEDADALSREAEARAAAILAEAREQGAADAETARRAVRTRARRAARARELAARRQCWEELGRQVVRGVEDLRRTEAYPDLRRRLTLRARYLLGPDARIAEAPGGGVVGESRSRRVDLSLAAFAQQALDRYGAELEELWTP from the coding sequence ATGAGGACCCGTCCGGTCGCCGGGACCGAGAACGCACTCGCCCCGGTGCGAGCCCGACTCCTCCAGGACGCCAGGGCCGACGCGGAGGCCGTGCTGCTCGCCGCCGCCGAGGACGCCGACGCCCTGTCCAGGGAGGCCGAGGCCAGGGCCGCCGCGATCCTCGCCGAGGCCCGGGAACAGGGCGCGGCCGACGCCGAGACCGCCCGCCGAGCGGTGCGCACCCGGGCCCGCAGGGCCGCCCGCGCCCGGGAACTCGCCGCCCGCAGGCAGTGCTGGGAGGAACTGGGCCGACAGGTCGTGCGGGGCGTCGAGGACCTGCGCCGCACCGAGGCCTACCCGGACCTGCGCCGCCGACTCACCCTCCGGGCCCGGTACCTGCTCGGACCGGACGCCCGGATCGCCGAGGCACCCGGCGGAGGCGTCGTCGGCGAGAGCCGGAGCCGCCGGGTCGACCTCAGCCTCGCCGCCTTCGCCCAGCAGGCCCTCGACCGGTACGGCGCGGAACTGGAGGAACTGTGGACACCCTGA
- a CDS encoding response regulator transcription factor, which produces MTEARTFTAQDPIRVFLLDDHEVVRRGIMDLLDAEDDITVVGDAADAEHALLRAPTVHPHVAVLDVRLPDGDGITVCRELRNRMPELACLMLTSFDDEDALLDAIMAGASGYVLKQIKGTDLISAVRTLASGRSMLDPATTARLMHSLRTEPTSPPETAPEIAALTPRERDILALIGDGLTNREIGKRLYLSEKTVKNHISRLLAKLGVQRRVQAAVLASQLDRRENGDRTPPADG; this is translated from the coding sequence ATGACCGAGGCACGCACCTTCACCGCGCAGGACCCGATCCGGGTCTTCCTGCTCGACGACCACGAGGTCGTCCGCCGCGGCATCATGGACCTGCTGGACGCCGAGGACGACATCACCGTGGTCGGCGACGCCGCCGACGCCGAGCACGCACTCCTGCGCGCACCCACCGTCCACCCCCACGTCGCCGTCCTCGACGTACGCCTCCCCGACGGCGACGGCATCACCGTCTGCCGCGAACTGCGCAACCGCATGCCCGAACTCGCGTGCCTCATGCTGACCTCGTTCGACGACGAGGACGCCCTCCTCGACGCCATCATGGCCGGGGCCTCCGGATACGTCCTCAAACAGATCAAGGGCACCGACCTGATCTCGGCGGTCCGCACCCTCGCCTCCGGCCGGTCCATGCTCGACCCCGCCACCACGGCCCGACTCATGCACTCCCTGCGCACCGAACCCACCTCACCTCCCGAGACCGCTCCGGAGATCGCTGCGCTGACACCCCGTGAGCGCGACATCCTGGCCCTGATCGGCGACGGCCTCACCAACCGCGAGATCGGCAAACGCCTCTACCTGTCGGAGAAGACCGTCAAGAACCACATCTCCCGCCTCCTGGCCAAACTCGGCGTCCAGCGCCGCGTCCAGGCCGCGGTGCTCGCCTCCCAGCTGGACCGACGGGAGAACGGGGACCGCACCCCACCGGCTGACGGCTGA
- a CDS encoding ATP synthase subunit C, translated as MIVWLIALPVLVAAFAGTRRLLRHRGPAVLRSVLAADAALFTGALVLLLVALSGGPAQADAATTAAAESSGSQSAALIGAAIAVAGASIGAAIAVAYTGAAALAALSERPELFGRAMVIVGLAEGIAIYGLVVAIILIGKT; from the coding sequence ATGATCGTCTGGCTGATCGCACTGCCGGTGCTGGTCGCGGCATTCGCCGGAACCCGTCGGCTGCTGCGCCACCGCGGTCCGGCCGTGCTGCGGTCGGTCCTCGCGGCGGACGCGGCACTGTTCACCGGAGCCCTCGTGCTCCTGCTGGTCGCCCTGAGCGGCGGCCCGGCTCAGGCGGACGCCGCCACCACGGCGGCCGCTGAGAGCTCCGGCTCCCAGTCCGCGGCCCTCATCGGAGCCGCCATCGCGGTCGCCGGGGCCTCCATCGGCGCGGCGATCGCCGTCGCCTACACGGGCGCCGCGGCCCTGGCCGCGCTGAGCGAACGGCCCGAGCTGTTCGGCCGGGCCATGGTCATCGTCGGCCTCGCCGAGGGCATCGCCATCTACGGCCTGGTCGTCGCCATCATCCTGATCGGGAAGACCTAG
- a CDS encoding pyridoxamine 5'-phosphate oxidase family protein, with protein MYPNDGFRELDRQECLRLMASVPVGRIVHTRQALPAVLPVNFSLDDDGGVLLRTAAASQLVRAIDGVVVAFETDEVDAAAQSGWSVVVTGRAGVVDDPAEHAHLCRVGPRSWAPSPDEVFVRIAPELITGRELVGGRTMYGGQLAL; from the coding sequence ATGTATCCGAACGACGGTTTCCGTGAACTGGACAGGCAGGAGTGTCTGCGCCTGATGGCGAGCGTCCCGGTGGGCCGCATCGTCCACACCCGGCAGGCCCTGCCGGCCGTCCTGCCGGTCAACTTCTCCCTGGACGACGACGGTGGTGTGCTGCTGCGGACGGCGGCGGCCTCGCAGCTGGTCCGCGCGATCGACGGCGTGGTCGTCGCGTTCGAGACGGACGAGGTCGACGCGGCCGCGCAGTCGGGCTGGAGCGTCGTCGTCACCGGCCGGGCCGGCGTGGTCGACGATCCGGCCGAGCACGCGCACCTGTGCCGGGTCGGACCGCGCTCCTGGGCACCCTCGCCCGACGAGGTGTTCGTGCGGATCGCACCCGAGCTGATCACGGGCCGCGAACTCGTCGGCGGACGCACGATGTACGGCGGGCAGCTCGCCCTCTGA
- a CDS encoding universal stress protein has product MTAQRVVVGVDGTLIAVRALDWAAEEAERRGATLHILYAVPDHDEAGPVLAAASARIRDHHPELPVVTRAAEGTAVQALIRESEGAALTVVGTRGLGRVTGTLFGSVSLRLAGHTHSPLLIVRGDHRCDGGREVLLGLESDTDMDAAAYAFQEAERRGARLTVLHAWNHRHERPELPSLIPGTSPGQREAARREAGEEAVGRFDVAELRQRHTGVGVQTVTFRTDPAHALLEETREAGLVVIGARPHGHGGTPRLGTVGHTLLHRSHCPVVVVPAR; this is encoded by the coding sequence ATGACTGCACAGCGCGTGGTCGTCGGAGTGGACGGCACACTGATCGCCGTACGAGCACTGGACTGGGCGGCAGAGGAAGCCGAGCGGCGTGGCGCCACCCTGCACATCCTCTACGCCGTACCCGACCACGACGAGGCGGGGCCGGTGCTGGCGGCGGCCTCCGCACGGATCCGGGACCACCATCCGGAGCTGCCGGTCGTGACCCGCGCCGCCGAAGGCACCGCCGTACAGGCACTCATACGGGAGAGCGAGGGCGCCGCCCTCACCGTCGTCGGCACCCGGGGCCTCGGACGGGTCACCGGCACGCTGTTCGGATCGGTGAGCCTGCGGCTCGCCGGGCACACCCACAGCCCCCTCCTGATCGTCCGCGGCGACCACCGGTGCGACGGCGGGCGCGAGGTGCTGCTCGGCCTGGAGAGCGACACCGACATGGACGCGGCGGCCTACGCCTTCCAGGAGGCGGAGCGGCGCGGTGCGCGGCTCACGGTCCTGCACGCCTGGAACCACCGCCACGAGAGGCCCGAGCTTCCGTCGCTGATCCCCGGGACGAGCCCGGGACAGCGGGAGGCGGCCCGGCGCGAGGCCGGCGAGGAGGCGGTCGGACGCTTCGACGTGGCCGAGCTGCGGCAGCGGCACACCGGGGTCGGTGTCCAGACGGTGACGTTCCGTACCGACCCGGCGCACGCCCTGCTGGAGGAGACACGGGAGGCCGGGCTCGTGGTGATCGGGGCCCGCCCCCACGGGCACGGCGGCACGCCGCGGCTGGGCACGGTCGGACACACCCTGCTGCACCGCTCCCACTGCCCCGTGGTCGTGGTACCGGCCCGATAG
- a CDS encoding V-type ATP synthase subunit D, whose translation MAELRVPPGRAGRLRLRRGLEVARRGADLLDRKLRVLRARHEELLRAEGEARERWHARLTEAESWLRRGLILGGEEALDETAVRRPAQLEVTWTSTMGVRHPRAAMCAVPEPDPDEPAPANTALVHAEAGYADAVRAGAEYAAAAAAARAVGDELLATRRRVRALRRHWIPRLEAALARVDAGLEQNEHEDAVRRKWVADLQARGR comes from the coding sequence ATGGCGGAGCTGCGCGTACCCCCGGGCCGGGCCGGGCGCCTCAGACTGCGCCGCGGTCTGGAGGTGGCGCGCCGCGGGGCCGACCTGCTCGACCGGAAACTGCGCGTACTGCGCGCCCGCCACGAGGAGTTGCTGCGTGCCGAGGGCGAAGCACGGGAACGGTGGCATGCGCGGCTCACGGAGGCGGAGTCCTGGCTGCGGCGCGGACTGATCCTCGGGGGCGAGGAGGCCCTCGACGAGACGGCCGTACGGCGTCCCGCGCAACTCGAGGTCACCTGGACCTCCACGATGGGCGTACGGCATCCCCGTGCCGCCATGTGCGCCGTGCCGGAGCCGGACCCGGACGAACCGGCGCCGGCGAACACCGCCCTCGTCCACGCCGAGGCCGGCTACGCGGACGCTGTGCGCGCGGGCGCCGAGTACGCCGCTGCCGCTGCCGCGGCCCGTGCCGTGGGGGACGAACTGCTCGCCACCCGGCGACGGGTGCGCGCCCTGCGGCGGCACTGGATCCCGCGGCTGGAGGCGGCGCTCGCCCGCGTCGACGCGGGACTCGAACAGAACGAGCACGAGGACGCGGTCCGCAGGAAATGGGTGGCGGACCTGCAGGCACGGGGCCGCTGA
- a CDS encoding nitroreductase family protein codes for MRIASLDAATLEACLSAAVAAPSFFNSQPWRYRLDPDTVTLEVRAAPERSLRHADPVGRALHVSVGASVFNLRVAALHFGWSPVVRLLPSPEDPGLLAKVRLTAPVHRTTVTLRADLYPAVWRRHSSRMPFSGREVPPPVRAELAEAAHMEGALVAFPAPSETARLLRVVAEAEHRNRADTDRGMESRRWLHPDEDGAADIGLPRTVLGPQDAREQIPMRDFTAQRHPERLPAQDFETDPVIALLTTEHDRRTDWLRAGQALEHVLLVATAHGLRASLLHQPMEWPDLRTDLTPVPDRTGHAQMLIRLGYGPEGPATPRRAPNAVTDPGTIR; via the coding sequence ATGCGCATCGCATCTCTCGACGCCGCGACCCTGGAGGCCTGTCTGTCGGCCGCCGTGGCGGCGCCCTCGTTCTTCAACAGCCAGCCCTGGCGCTACCGGCTGGATCCCGACACCGTCACCCTGGAGGTGCGCGCAGCCCCGGAACGGAGCCTGCGCCATGCCGACCCCGTCGGCCGCGCCCTGCACGTCTCGGTCGGCGCGTCCGTCTTCAACCTCCGCGTCGCCGCACTCCACTTCGGCTGGTCACCCGTCGTACGTCTGCTGCCCAGCCCGGAGGACCCCGGCCTGCTCGCCAAGGTCCGCCTGACGGCTCCCGTCCACCGCACCACGGTCACGTTGCGCGCCGACCTCTACCCGGCGGTGTGGCGCAGGCACAGCAGCCGTATGCCCTTCTCCGGTCGTGAGGTCCCTCCGCCGGTCCGCGCCGAACTCGCCGAGGCCGCGCACATGGAAGGCGCCCTGGTCGCCTTCCCCGCACCTTCCGAGACGGCCCGTCTGCTCCGGGTGGTGGCCGAGGCCGAGCACCGCAACCGCGCCGACACGGACCGCGGCATGGAGAGCCGCCGCTGGTTGCACCCGGACGAGGACGGGGCCGCCGACATCGGACTGCCCAGGACGGTCCTCGGCCCGCAGGACGCGCGCGAGCAGATCCCTATGCGGGACTTCACCGCCCAGCGGCATCCCGAACGGCTGCCCGCCCAGGACTTCGAGACCGACCCGGTCATCGCCCTGCTCACGACCGAACACGACCGGCGCACCGACTGGCTGCGCGCCGGCCAGGCGCTCGAACACGTACTGCTGGTGGCCACGGCCCACGGCCTGCGCGCCTCCCTGCTCCACCAGCCGATGGAGTGGCCCGACCTGCGGACCGACCTGACCCCCGTGCCCGACCGCACCGGGCATGCCCAGATGCTGATTCGCCTCGGATACGGCCCCGAAGGCCCCGCCACCCCACGGCGGGCCCCGAACGCGGTGACCGACCCGGGCACCATCCGGTGA
- a CDS encoding V-type ATP synthase subunit A: MDTLTHISYGTGRILRVTGPLVEAEGVGGSAMYDLVALGESGLPGEIVAIRDAVVTVQAYEYTGGLAPGMPVRTLGHPLSATLGPGLLGGIFDGLLRPLSAAGAWLEPGAIDREAGTEPPMWTFTPRVAEGDEVLQGEALGEIEDAGPVRLRVLVPPGCAGRVEGLVGPGRHPEDTVVATVAGTPIGITSRWPVRTPRPVRERRDTGLPLRTGQRAIDLLFPVALGSTVAVPGGFGTGKTVLLQQIAKWCDADVIVYVGCGERGNEMAEVIDEFTALTDPRTGGRLADRTVIVANTSNMPMMAREASVYSGVAVAEYFRDMGLNVVVIADSTSRWAEALREFASRTGALPAEEGYPAGLASAIAAFYERAGAVTTLGGDAGSVTVVGAVSPPGGDMAEPVTAHTQRFVRCLWTLDRDLAYARHYPAVSWAESFSRDAEALGIHHAATDDPDWPARRARVAGLLAEADRLADLVDLLGIGALPDQERVDVLGGRLVREGVLQQSALSERDAYSGAEKSAALAEAVLAVVDRCRELVERGVPAARLEEVDFAPVLRAREQAGPDDAATVRTLRETMLARLGEVT; encoded by the coding sequence GTGGACACCCTGACGCACATCTCGTACGGCACCGGCCGCATCCTGCGGGTCACCGGGCCGCTCGTCGAGGCCGAGGGCGTGGGCGGCAGCGCCATGTACGACCTGGTCGCGCTCGGCGAGTCCGGCCTGCCCGGCGAGATCGTCGCGATCCGGGACGCGGTCGTCACCGTCCAGGCGTACGAATACACCGGCGGCCTCGCACCCGGCATGCCGGTCAGGACGCTCGGCCACCCCCTGTCGGCGACCCTCGGTCCCGGCCTGCTGGGCGGGATCTTCGACGGGCTGCTGCGCCCGCTGTCGGCCGCGGGCGCGTGGCTGGAGCCGGGCGCCATCGACCGGGAGGCCGGGACGGAGCCACCGATGTGGACGTTCACGCCCCGGGTCGCGGAAGGCGACGAGGTTCTTCAGGGAGAGGCCCTCGGCGAGATCGAGGACGCGGGGCCGGTGCGCCTGCGGGTGCTGGTGCCGCCGGGCTGCGCGGGACGGGTGGAGGGCCTCGTGGGGCCGGGCCGCCATCCCGAGGACACCGTCGTGGCGACCGTGGCGGGCACACCGATCGGCATCACGAGCCGCTGGCCCGTCCGCACCCCCCGCCCCGTCCGTGAGCGCCGGGACACCGGCCTGCCGCTGCGCACCGGCCAGCGCGCCATCGACCTGCTCTTCCCTGTGGCGCTGGGCAGCACCGTCGCCGTGCCCGGCGGCTTCGGCACCGGCAAGACCGTCCTGCTCCAGCAGATCGCCAAGTGGTGCGACGCCGACGTCATCGTCTACGTCGGCTGCGGCGAGCGCGGCAACGAGATGGCCGAGGTCATCGACGAGTTCACCGCCCTCACCGACCCCCGCACCGGCGGGCGCCTCGCCGACCGGACCGTGATCGTCGCCAACACCTCCAACATGCCGATGATGGCCAGGGAGGCGAGCGTCTACTCCGGCGTCGCCGTCGCCGAGTACTTCCGCGACATGGGCCTGAACGTGGTCGTGATCGCGGACTCCACCTCACGCTGGGCCGAGGCACTGCGCGAGTTCGCCTCCCGGACCGGCGCGCTGCCCGCCGAAGAGGGCTATCCGGCGGGCCTGGCCTCGGCGATCGCCGCGTTCTACGAGCGGGCCGGAGCGGTGACCACGCTCGGCGGCGACGCCGGTTCCGTGACCGTCGTCGGCGCGGTCTCCCCGCCCGGCGGCGACATGGCCGAACCGGTCACCGCCCACACCCAGCGCTTCGTCCGCTGCCTGTGGACCCTCGACCGCGACCTCGCCTACGCCCGCCACTATCCGGCCGTCTCCTGGGCCGAGTCCTTCTCCCGGGACGCCGAGGCGCTCGGCATCCACCACGCCGCCACCGACGACCCGGACTGGCCCGCCCGTCGGGCCCGCGTGGCCGGCCTGCTCGCCGAGGCCGACCGGCTCGCCGATCTGGTGGACCTGCTCGGCATCGGCGCGCTGCCCGACCAGGAACGCGTCGACGTCCTGGGCGGACGCCTCGTGCGCGAGGGAGTGCTCCAGCAGAGCGCGCTGTCCGAGCGGGACGCCTACAGCGGCGCGGAGAAGAGCGCGGCCCTGGCCGAGGCGGTCCTGGCCGTCGTCGACCGCTGCCGCGAACTGGTCGAACGGGGGGTGCCGGCGGCGCGTCTGGAGGAGGTCGACTTCGCGCCCGTGCTGCGCGCCCGTGAGCAGGCGGGCCCCGACGACGCCGCGACCGTGCGGACCCTGCGCGAGACCATGCTCGCCCGGCTCGGGGAGGTGACATGA
- a CDS encoding V-type ATP synthase subunit B: MTTHVEYTSVRELRGPLAVVDKVEGVGWDEFVLLTPDSGAQRHGLVLEVDRDTAVVQVLEGTAGLDPARLRAAFTGSPLRVPVGPGWLGRVCNGRGEPLDGGPPVLGATASAVGGRPVNPLRREPPAEPVLTGISAVDALTTLVRGQKLPVFSAAGLPHLELASQIAAQATVGGEPFCVVFAAMGVTHADAGFVRNALEERSAAGELVLLLNTADDPVIERILTPRIALTVAEHLAFAEGRHVLVVMTDMTSYAEALREVSAARGEIPARRAYPGYLYSDLASLYERCGRLRGLPGSVTILPVLTMPAGDITHPVPDLTGYITEGQIVLSRQMHARGVYPPVDALSSLSRLMRNGAGPGRTRADHLDVAAQLLSALAHARQVRELADLVGQAALSPADRRSLDFEDAFARELVDQRRDELRTLDETLERAWQVLMTLPRGQLTMLPAEFIEAHRTPESG; encoded by the coding sequence ATGACCACCCACGTGGAGTACACCTCGGTGCGGGAGCTGCGCGGCCCGCTCGCGGTGGTGGACAAGGTCGAGGGCGTCGGCTGGGACGAGTTCGTCCTGCTCACCCCCGACTCCGGCGCACAGCGGCACGGACTCGTGCTGGAGGTCGACCGCGACACGGCCGTCGTCCAGGTCCTCGAGGGCACCGCGGGGCTCGATCCGGCGCGGCTGCGTGCCGCCTTCACCGGATCGCCGTTGCGCGTCCCCGTGGGCCCCGGATGGCTGGGCCGGGTCTGCAACGGACGCGGCGAGCCGCTCGACGGAGGCCCGCCCGTCCTCGGCGCCACCGCCTCCGCGGTCGGAGGCCGTCCCGTCAACCCGTTGCGTCGCGAGCCGCCGGCCGAACCGGTGCTCACCGGGATCAGCGCCGTGGACGCCCTGACCACACTCGTCCGCGGCCAGAAGCTCCCGGTGTTCTCCGCGGCCGGACTCCCGCACCTGGAACTGGCGTCGCAGATCGCCGCCCAGGCGACGGTCGGCGGGGAACCGTTCTGTGTCGTCTTCGCCGCCATGGGAGTGACCCACGCGGATGCCGGGTTCGTACGGAACGCACTGGAGGAACGGTCCGCGGCGGGCGAGTTGGTGCTCCTGCTCAACACCGCCGACGACCCCGTCATCGAGCGGATCCTCACCCCCCGGATCGCCCTCACCGTCGCCGAGCACCTCGCCTTCGCCGAGGGCCGTCACGTCCTGGTCGTGATGACGGACATGACGAGCTACGCCGAGGCACTGCGCGAGGTCTCCGCGGCCCGCGGCGAGATCCCCGCCCGCCGGGCCTACCCCGGCTATCTGTACAGCGACCTGGCTTCCCTGTACGAGCGCTGCGGGCGGCTGCGCGGCCTGCCGGGATCCGTGACGATCCTGCCCGTGCTGACCATGCCCGCGGGCGACATCACGCACCCCGTGCCGGACCTCACCGGATACATCACCGAGGGCCAGATCGTGCTCTCCCGTCAGATGCACGCGCGAGGCGTCTATCCGCCGGTGGACGCGCTGTCCTCGCTGTCGCGCCTGATGCGCAACGGCGCCGGGCCCGGCCGCACGCGTGCCGACCACCTCGACGTGGCGGCTCAGCTGCTGTCCGCGCTGGCCCACGCGCGTCAGGTCAGGGAACTGGCCGACCTCGTCGGGCAGGCGGCGCTCAGCCCCGCCGACCGCCGCTCCCTGGACTTCGAGGACGCCTTCGCGCGCGAGCTCGTCGACCAGCGGCGGGACGAACTGCGCACCCTGGACGAGACGCTGGAGCGGGCCTGGCAGGTGCTGATGACACTGCCGCGCGGCCAACTGACCATGCTGCCGGCCGAGTTCATCGAGGCCCATCGCACGCCGGAGAGCGGGTGA
- a CDS encoding pyridoxamine 5'-phosphate oxidase family protein gives MAHLPTGRSPGDLGRRLAGRREELGLSRQEVADRAGMDPGYLRYLEETPAVAPGISTLLRLADALDTGVTALSGGDVDLPPGRGRASGTAEFVELGIDECWERLSTHGVGRLGMVTDEGVTILPVNYTVVDGAIAFRTAPGSLPSTVLGEQVAFEADHIDEVLRHGWSVLVRGRARAVTRPDAARRLTERAYSEPWAGGRRDLWVCVDPVEITGRLIRERSAGGG, from the coding sequence ATGGCACACCTGCCGACCGGCCGCAGCCCGGGTGACCTGGGCCGCCGTCTCGCAGGCAGGCGCGAGGAGCTCGGCCTGAGCCGGCAGGAGGTGGCCGACCGGGCGGGCATGGACCCCGGCTACCTCCGGTACCTGGAGGAGACCCCGGCCGTCGCGCCGGGCATCAGCACCCTCCTGAGGCTCGCCGACGCGCTGGACACCGGGGTGACGGCCCTCAGCGGCGGTGACGTCGATCTGCCGCCGGGCCGGGGCCGGGCGAGCGGCACCGCGGAGTTCGTGGAACTCGGCATCGACGAGTGCTGGGAGAGGCTGTCCACGCACGGGGTGGGCAGGCTCGGGATGGTCACCGACGAGGGTGTGACGATCCTCCCCGTGAACTACACCGTCGTAGACGGCGCCATCGCTTTCAGGACCGCCCCCGGTTCCCTCCCGTCCACGGTCCTCGGCGAGCAGGTCGCCTTCGAGGCCGACCACATCGACGAGGTGCTCCGGCACGGCTGGAGCGTGCTGGTGCGCGGCCGGGCCCGTGCTGTGACGCGACCCGACGCGGCACGGCGGCTGACCGAGCGGGCGTACAGCGAACCGTGGGCCGGCGGGCGGCGCGACCTGTGGGTCTGTGTCGACCCCGTCGAGATCACCGGCCGGCTGATCAGGGAGCGGTCGGCGGGCGGCGGGTGA